The Drosophila suzukii chromosome X, CBGP_Dsuzu_IsoJpt1.0, whole genome shotgun sequence DNA window CGGCCGTCTCCGCGGGACGTTCAGCCCGCCGACAGATCTACCGCCTGCCCGGAGGAGCGGAACGAGTGGTCAACACCCGCTGCTCCACTGTGGTGGCCGATGTGATCGCTGAATTGTGCGCCCTGCTGGGCGTGGAATCGGAGGCGGAGCAGCAAGAGTTCTCCCTGTACTGCATCGTTCAGGGCGATGCCTTCACCATGCCGCTGGCCGCCGATGAATACATCCTGGACGTGACCACGGAGCTTCTCAAATCGGGGCAGCCCTTCTACCTGATCTTCTGCCGTTCTGTTTGGCATTTCGCCCTGAAGCGGGAACCTGCTCCGATGCCCCTGTACGTGGAGGTGCTCTTCAATCAGGTGGCACCGGATTATCTGGAGGGTCTACTGCTGGAACTACCCGGCAATGGAGTGCCCGTGCCTGAGATGGTCAGGGATATGGCGAGAATTGCGGCACTGCTGCATCGGGCTGCCGATCTTAGTCATGTGCCGGCGATGAAGGAGATCAAATTCCTGCTGCCCAAGCCGGCGCTGGGCATCCGCGAGATCCGACCCGCCCAGTGGGTGGGCCTGGTCCAGTCGGCCTGGCCGCAGGTGGCCAACCTGAGTCCTGGCCAGGTGAAGGCCCAGTTCCTCAACGTGCTGGCCACCTGGCCGCTCTTCGGCAGCAGCTTTTTCGCGGTGAAACGCATCTGGGCGGAGGAGGGACCACATGTGGAGGACAACCACAGTCCCATGTGGCGGGATCTCATCCTGGCCCTCAATCGACGTGGGGTCCTCTTCCTGGACCCCAACACACACGAAACCCTGCAGCACTGGAGCTTCATGGAAGTGATCTCCACGCGCAAGGTGAGTTGGCCTAGTTTCCCATTGAAGTTCTCTTGTTAATTATAGTCTATTTTTAATAGGTTCGTTCGGAGGATGGAGCCCTTTTCCTGGACATGAAGGTTGGCAATCTGATGCAGCAGCGCGTCATCCGCGTCCAAACGGAGCAGGCCCACGAGATCTCGCGCCTGGTGCGCCAATACATCACCATGGCCCAGATCAGTCAGCGCGACAAGCGGGAGCTCAACTAGAGTCCGAATATTGgcataattattattattattattattcgtATTGATATATATTGTATTGAGTTATTCTCCCATATGTTTccatacatttttttggtCGTTTCGTAAGTCACCCTACCagatacatatatttattaacGCCCATATGCAAGATTCATATGTATGTTTAGATGTTTATGTTGTGCTGGTTTCTGTAATTCCGATTCCTGATCCTCTAACCTCCCCCCCAACTCGGTGGCGCTACGATGGCCATATAGATCCTTTTTTCTACCCGCTCAAAGAAGTCCCCTTTGTCTTAAGTTTAAGCGAACCAAGTGCAATCCGAGTGCAGGAATTGAACTCCCCCAGCTCTGGTCCCAAACCCCCCAACCCCCATTTCGATTCAACGATTTATGGTAGCACTTAAGATTAGCAAACTTTATtattatcatttttttttgacatttGTTAAATCGAAAATTGCTTAGCTTAATCCCTAAAATtatcataaataaatacaatttatatatgtatatctatCGCAAAGGAATGGATTTCTTAATTGGGTGGcttaactataaaaaaaagaCAAAGATAGCACACTTTAAGATAGGTTAGGGTTATGAGAAAAAAATGGATTACTGGTCATTTGTCAGCTGCTTAACTAAATAATATTTGGTATGAGTTGATCGCTGTCATCCTCCTCATcatcctcgtcctcgtcctcctcctcgtcatACTCGCCATCCTCGTCCTCCTCGTCATCCTCGTCATCTtcgtcctcctcctcatcCTCCACATTTGGCTTGTCCTTGTGGCTGGTCAcggatgttgctgctgtagcTGCTGGatttgctgttgctgttgcagctgGCGCCAGAGTTGCTATTGTTTGCTCCTGGCTGGTGATGGTGggcagtgggcgtggctgtgGAGGAGGTCCTGCCTCTGCAGCCACACTTGTTGCATTATCCTTTACGGTTTTTTCACCGGATGTCGCCGCTGTGGCCGGAGAAACTGATGGAGCTGGGGTGGCACGCCTCGTTGTAACGACTCTTAACGCTTCATTAGTCGCATTGTGGCTGCCAGCTCCAGTTGCCACCGCCGTCGTCCTGTTGGTGGGTCCTGCTCCAGCTTcagctcctgctcctgcgGTTGCCACCATCACTGCGGTGTCATTTGTCCGGCGCTCCGGCTCGTTAACCGCCGGTAACTTTTCCACCTggccagcagcaacaccaccaccaccacccatcGCGCTGTCATCGAGCACACCTGTGTCCACATCTTGGTCCTTATCCTGATCCTGGTCGGTGGGCGTTGGCGGGGTGATGCGCGGCGGCGCCACCGAGGTTAGCAGAAAGTCATCGCGTATCTCGCAGTTCTTGCCCAGAAATCCCTGCCGGCACTGGCAGCGGTAGCTCCCATCCTCGCGGCTCAGCGATACGCACTTGCCCTCGTTCTCGCACGTGTCCGGATGCTCCACGCAGTAGGTGAGCTCTGTGTGGGTCAATGTGGT harbors:
- the C901 gene encoding uncharacterized protein C901, coding for MLPDKKAALLLVTAITALKLEGIDSFRRNFEARQSSNSNIPLWKQRACEKSQKQKQNAHYVCDEKGDFKCLPGWQGDLCQVPMCRRGCDPMNGYCQRPGECRCRIGYSGELCDKCIPLPGCQHGGCTKPFECICKPGWAGLFCTEPSCRSGCHSTRGYCEAPGECRCRIGYAGRTCSECATMPGCQHGTCNKPLECLCLPGYTGLLCQTPLCDPDCSKQHGYCRKPGECRCKVGWTGSQCDKCFPYPGCANGDCEAPWECNCHPGWGGMLCDEKLTYCVEHPDTCENEGKCVSLSREDGSYRCQCRQGFLGKNCEIRDDFLLTSVAPPRITPPTPTDQDQDKDQDVDTGVLDDSAMGGGGGVAAGQVEKLPAVNEPERRTNDTAVMVATAGAGAEAGAGPTNRTTAVATGAGSHNATNEALRVVTTRRATPAPSVSPATAATSGEKTVKDNATSVAAEAGPPPQPRPLPTITSQEQTIATLAPAATATANPAATAATSVTSHKDKPNVEDEEEDEDDEDDEEDEDGEYDEEEDEDEDDEEDDSDQLIPNII